The genome window GTATATATACTTTAAAATGGGAGCTTGAGGATCTTTCTTTTAAATATCTTGAGCCAGAAATATTTCAAGATTTAAAAATAAAAGTTTCAAAAAAAAGAGAAGAAAGAGAAAAGGAAATTGAAGATATAAAAAAAGAGATAGAAAAGCTTCTTGAAGAAAATGGAATCAAATCAAGAGTAGAAGGAAGGGCAAAAAACCTATATTCAATTTATAGGAAAATGAAACAAGAAAACAAAACTTTTGAAGAGATATTTGATTTAACTGCATTAAGAGTAATAGTATCTACTGTCTCAGATTGTTACAAAACACTTGGTTTAGTACATACTAGATGGAAACCTCTTCCAGGAAGAATTAAAGATTATATTGCCATTCCTAAACCAAATGGTTATCAATCTTTACATACAACTTTAATTGGAGATAACGGAGAACCATTTGAAATTCAGATAAGAACTGAAGAAATGCATAAAAAATGCGAAATGGGAATGGCAGCCCACTGGATTTATAAAGAAGGAGGAAAAAAGATTGATCCTGATTTGTCAAAAAAAATTAATTGGATAAGACAAATTTCTGAATGGCAAAGAACAATTCCATCTGCAAGGGAATTTATTAATAGAGTTAAAGAAGATATATTTTCAGACGAAATTTTTGTTTTTACCCCTAAAGGTGAAATTATAAATTTACCTCAAGATGCTACTCCAATTGATTTTGCTTATAAAATTCATACAGAAATAGGTCATAAATGTGTCGGAGCAAAAGTTAATGGAAGAATTGTTCCTCTTGATTATAAACTAAAAACCGGAGATAGAGTTGAAATATTAACTTCAAAAAATTCCCCTGGCCCTTCCAGAGATTGGTTAAAATTTGTAAAAAGTTCGTCAACTAAGGAAAAAATAAGACAATTTTTTAGGAGAAAAGAAAAAGAAACTGAAATAGAAACTCAAAAAGAAGAAATACAGGATAGAGAAGATAAGGGAGTTCGTCTTGAAAGAAAAGTAAAAACTCAAAGCAAACTTGGGATTATTGTTGAAGGACTTAAAGGAAACCTTCTAATAAATTTAGCAAAATGTTGTACTCCAATACCTGGAGATGAAATAATTGGTTATATTTCTAAAGGCAGAGGTATAGTTATTCATCGAAGAGATTGTAAAAATTTACTTTCAATTTTAGGTCAAGAAAAAGAAAATATAAATAAAATCGTAAATGTGAGTTGGGCTGAAGATACAAAAATTTTATATCCCGTTAAAATTGATATTTATGTTAAGGATGAGCCAGGTGTTTTAAATAATATTGTTTCAATTATCTCTAAATATAATTATAATATTGAATCTATTAATGCACCTCCTGCTAGAAATAAAGAGAGAACAACTATTATATATATGACTCTTCAAATTCCAGGGTACAGTAGATTAAAAGAACTAATTAATGAAATTAGAACAGTTCAAAATGTATTAGATGTTAAAAGAGGCGAATAAATGAGATGTGTAATTCAAAGAGTAAAAGAAGCAAAAGTAAAAGTTAATAATGAGGTGAAATCAGAAATTAAAAATGGTTTTCTTATTTTATTAGGTATTCAAATTCAAGATGGTGATGAAGATATAAATTATCTTATAAGAAAAGTTTCAAATTTAAGAATTTTTGATGATGAAAATGGGAAATTAAATCTTTCCATAAAAGATGTGAATGGCGAAATAATGGTTATATCTCAATTTACACTTTATGGAAATTTAAAAGGAGGATATAGACCTGATTTTACTAGAGCTGAAAAGGGAGCAAAAGCAGTTGAATTATATAATAAATTTATCGAAAGTTTAAGAAAAGAAGGATTTGTAGTTAAAGAAGGTGTCTTTGGTGCTTATATGGATGTTGAACTTATAAATGATGGACCTGTAACAATAATTATAGATTCAAGATTGAAAGATTTTTAATATATTCTCTTCAAATGGTTTATATATTACCCCTTTTTCAGTTATTATTCCAGTAATATTAACATTTGGTGTAACATCAAAAGAAGGATTAAAAACTTTTGCTTCATCGAGTGTTATTTTTATTTCTTTTATATATTTTATCTCGTTTTCATTTCTTTCCTCAATTGGAATCTCATCTCCATTTTTAATACTAATATCAATTGTTGATGTTGGAGCTGCAATATAAAAAGGTATTTTATGTTCTTTTGCAAGAACAGATAAAGTGTATGTTCCAATTTTATTTGCTGTATCACCATTTCTTGCAATTCTATCTGCTCCAACAATAACTTTATTAACTAATCCAATTTTCATAACATAACCTGCCATTGAATCTGTAATTAAAGTTGAGTCAATTCCCTCTCTTAATAATTCAAAACCTGTTAATCTTGCTCCTTGAAGATAAGGTCTTGTTTCAGTGTAATAAACTTTTATATTTTTTCCATTTCTAAAAGCATATTTAATTACACCAAGAGCTGTTCCTGGGCCTAATGTAGCAAGTGAACCTGTATTACAATGAGTTAAGATAGTATCTCCATCATTTATTAATTTTTCACCAATATTAGATATTAATATACACCTCTCCTCCTCTTCTCTTTCTATTTTAAGGGCTTCATTGAGTAAAATTTCTAAAACATGTTTATTTTTAAAATTTTCTAAAAGTTTTTTTTTCATTCTATTTATTGCCCACATTAAATTTACTGCTGTAGGTCTTGCTGAAATTAATTCATTTGAAACAATTTCATAATCTTCTAATTTATTTTTTTCATATAATTCCTTTATCCCTAAATAAAAACCATATGCTGCAGTAACCCCTATTACTGGTGCACCTCTTGTTTTCATTTCTTTAATTGAATTTTTAACCTCTAAATAACTTTTACAATTCTCATATTTAATTTCAAATGGAAGCAATCTCTGGTCTAAAATTAAAAGAGTATCTTTTTCCCATTTAATTGGTTTAATATCCATTTAAACCTCCAATTTTATTTCTTTAATTATTTCTAAAATCGCCTTTTTCAAAATAGGAAGTTTATTGTTCATTATTTCAACAACTTCAATGTGAGAAATTTTTTTATCTGAAATTCCTGCTGCAAAATTTGTAACTATTCCAATTGATGCATATTGTATGCCTACTTCATTTGCAAGAGTTACTTCAGGTGTTCCAGTCATTCCAACTAAATCTCCACCAACAATTTTCAACATTTTTATTTCTGCTTTTGTTTCATATCTTGGTCCATTCATTGTTACATAAGTTCCACTACTATGATAATTTAAATTTAATCTATTAAATACATTTTTTATTATTTCTCTTAAATATTTTGAGTATGGTTCTGTCATATCTATATGTTTAAAGTCACCTGGTGTATCAAAAAATGTCGATTCTCTTCCATCTGTAAAATCAATAAATTGATCAATAATCACAAAATCACCTGGTTTCATATTTTCGTTTAAGGAACCACAAGCAGAAGTTGCAATAATAAATTTAACATCAAGCTCTTTCATTCCCCAAATAATTTTTCTATAAGGTATAAGATGAGGTGGTAATTGATGTCTTTTCCCATGTCTTGCAACAAACACAATTTCTTTTTCAAAATATTTTCTTAAAGTATACTCAAAAATTCCAAAAGGAGTTATCAAACTATCTTCTTTAATAATTTCAATTTCATCAAAATTATATACACCACTTCCTCCAATAATTCCAATTCTTATCATTTATCACTTCCTCCTTTTAAAAAACTGAATTTCATTTTATCATAAAAATTTTTCATATTTAGTTTCATCTAAAAGATAAATTGGATTTGAATAAATCCAAGGTTTATAGTTAAACCTATGAAAAACTTCTGTTTCAATTCTATAAATTCCAAAAGGAACATTTTTTAAATAAATTTCTTTATCATACTTTTCAAAATATTTTTTGCCATCTTTTATAATTCTAATAAGACATTTTTTAGGAGTTTTTATAATTAAATTTTCTTTTCCTTGAAATAAAACCTTTCTTCCTATTAAATAAAAATCACCCCCTTTTTCCAAACCAAAAATAAAACCTTTTCCATCTCCAAGATATTGGTGAATTATATAAATGTTTCCATTTTTCAATGAATTAAAAACCAAATTTTTATTTAAATTACTTTCCTCTGTTATTATATTTGTTCTTATTGAATTAAAATAATAATTAAAAGGAAATGTTTGAATTTTAAGTTTTTTAAAAATTTTAAAATATAAAAAATGTGCATCAAGAGTTCCTATACCTATAACTTTCCTTGTTTGATTTAATTCATCCCACTTATTGAGAGTTTTATAGTTTGGAATATCCCTATCAAGTCCAGGAAAAAAATAAAAAAGTATATAAGTAAATAAATTTAATCTTTCACCACCATCACATGTATAATTAAAAATTGATAAACCAGTGAAATTTTTTATATCCCAATTTTTCCATGCCATATTAGCTTCTTTTTTAATAAATCTATTACCATTAAAAAAAGGATGTTCAATAAAAGATAAACCTCCTTCTTTATCTATTCTATTGATGTTATTTTGAGAGTCATTAGAAGGTTCAATTAAATTTTCTATACCAATTGCAAGAATATGATCTCCATGATAAGGCGTTATCTCTTCACCAACAATTAATAATTTATTATTATAATAACCTTCAAATTTTTTTCCTTCTATTGTATTGTGGTCAGTTATTATTAAAAAATCAATATTAAATTTTTTAGCATATTTTATTAATTCAAGTGGTGTTAATTCACTATCCTTAGAATAAATTGTATGTAAATGAATAACTCCTGAAAAGTGATAAAAATTCATATCATTAAAATTTTAACATCAGTTTACTCATTGACAAAAGATCTCAAAATTTATAATATTTATTTTGAAATGTTTGAAAATTTAAGAAAAGGCATAAGAGATATATTAGATAGATTTGGAAGAAAAGGTCTTTTAACTAGAAATGATATTGAAGAAGGGTTAAATGAATTAAAAAAAGTTTTAATAAGTGCAGATGTCAATTTAAAAGTAGTGAAAGATATACTTAAAAGAGTTGAAGAAGAGGCACTTAAAGAGGAAGTTTTAAAATCTGTTTTACCTGAAGAACAAATTACAAAGATTGTATTTGATGTACTTTTAAAAATAATAGGTAAAAGTGCACCATTAAAATTTTCTTCAATACCACCAACAGAAATTGTTTTATTCGGAATTCAAGGAAGTGGTAAAACAACAACTGCAGGAAAACTTTCTTATTTTCTAAAAAATAAAGGTTATAGAAGTTTACTTGTACCTCTTGATCTCAAAAGGCCAGGAGCAATAAAACAACTTGAAGAAATATCAAACATAGTGGGTGCCTCTTTTTATTTTGAAGAAAATTTAGAAGTTTTTAAGTTAATAAAAAGAGCAAAAGAGATTGCTAAAAAAGAAAGAATTGAATTTGTTATTTATGATACACCTGGAAGAATTCATATTGATCAACAAATGATGAAAGAATTGAAGGATATAAGAGAAGAGATAAAACCTACTGAGTCTTTTTTAGTAGCATCATCACTTTTGGGTCAAGGAAGCGTTGATATAGCACTAGAGTTTAAAAGAATGGTAGGTTTAACTGGAATTATTGCAACAATGCTTGATGGTGATTCTAAAGGTGGAGCAATTTTATCAATGAGATATGTAACTTCTGTTCCTATAAAATTTATAGGTGTTGGTGAAAAAATTGATGACCTAGAAGAATTTGATGAAGAGTCACTTGTTTTAAGAATTCTTGGTCAGCCAGATATTAAAGGTCTTGTTAAAAAAATTGAAACATTAAAGGAAGAGAAGAAAGAAGTTGCAAAGAAGGAGAAATTTAATCTTGAAACATTTCTAAACCAGATTGAATCAATTGAAAAGATGGGTGGTTTTTCATCAATTTTAGGATATTTTCCAATGATTTCTGATTCAATAAATTTTGATGAGAAAAATATTAAAAAAATGAAAGTAATTATCCAATCTATGACAAAAAAGGAAAGATTGCATCCAGAAATTATTGATGGTGATAGAAAAAAAAGAATTGCAAAAGGTTCTGGAACGACAATTAATGATGTTAATATTTTATTAAAAAATTATAAATTGATGAAAAGTATGCTGGAAAATAAAAATTTAGATAAAATTCTCAAAAGAGGAGGAATTTTTTGATATTGAAAGAATATAAAAATTTTTCTATAAAAATTGATAAAAATTTTTGTAAAGAGTGTCTTATTTGTTATAAAGTATGTCCAAAAAAAGTTTTTGATAAAAGTGATTCAGGTTTAATATTTGTAAAAGATGAAAATTCATGCATCGGTTGTAGAATTTGTGAAAATTTATGCCCAGATTTTGCAATTGAAGTGGAGGAGTTATGAGAGAATTTTTACAAGGTAATGAAGCATGTGCATATGGAGCAATAGATGCAGGACTTGATTTTTTTGCAGGATATCCAATTACACCATCTAGTGAAATACTTGAGGTATTATCATATGAATTACCGAGAAGAGGAAAAATGTTTATTCAAATGGAAGATGAAATTGCATCAATTTGTGCAGTGATTGGTGCTTCATTGTCTGGAAAAAAAGCATTAACAGCAACGTCTGGTCCAGGATTTTCATTAATGCAAGAAGCACTTGGTTATGCATGTATGACTGAAGCACCATGTGTAATAGTTGATGTAATGAGAGGAGGTCCATCAACTGGATTACCTACTAATATAGGACAAGGAGATTATATGCAAGCAAAATGGGGTACTCATGGAGATCATCCTATTATAATCTTTTCACCAGGTACTGTGAATGAATTTTACCATTTAACAAAAATATCTTTTGATATCGCTTTTTATTATAGGAATCCAGTAATAATTCTTTCAGATGAAATAGTTGCTCATATGAGAAGTTTAATAGACAGAGATAATAAAATTTTTGATATCTCTTTAAGAGATGAACCTTTTAGTGAAAAAACATATGACTTTGAACATGATTTATATAAAAAACCATTTATAGGAGAGGGTAAAAAAGTAAAAGTGACTGGACTTTTTCATGATGAGTCAGGTTTTCCAACGACAAATCCTAAAATGATTGAAAAGAACCTTTTACATTTAATGAGAAAAATAGATATTTTTAAAGAAAAAATATTTTTTTACGAAACAGATATAGATTCCACAACAGAAATAGCTTTAGTTGGTTTTGGAATAATGGGTGTTGTTGTTAAAGAATTAAAAAAAGAAATATCTTTAAAAGGGTTAAAGATTGGTTTTTTTAGACCTATAACTTTAAATCCAATTGAAGAAGATAAAATAAAAGAAATTTTTAAAAATGTTAAAAAAGTATTTGTAATGGAATTAAATATGGGTCAACTATATCTTGATATTAAAAGAATTTTATGTGATAAAGATGTTAAAAATATAAATTTCTTTAAAGGAGATTTACCTGATTTTGATGAATTAATGAGTTCTATTGAGGTAAATTTATGAATTGGAGAGATTTTTTAGATTTAAGCAAACTACCAACTATTTTTTGTGCAGGTTGTGGATTAGGTATAGGATTAAGGGCAATTCTTGAAGCATTTGCCGAAGAAAAGTTAGATAAAAATGATTTAATTTTTGTATCAGGAATCGGATGTTCATCAAGAATTCCAGGATATGTTGATTTTGATTCAGTTCATACTATTCATGGAAGAGCAATTGCATTTGCAACTGGAATAAAACTAGCAAATCCCAAAAAACATGTTTTTGTAATAACAGGTGATGGAGATGGTCTTGCAATTGGTGGAAATCATATGATACATGCAGCAAGAAGAAATCTCAACATTAATGTTTTTTTATTTAACAACATGATATATGGTATGACAGGGGGGCAAGCATCACCAACAACTCCAGCAGGAATTAAAACATCAACATCACCTTTTGGAAAATATGAACCAAATTTTGATGTTGTGAAACTTTTAATTGGCGCAGGTGCTACATTCGTTGCAAGAGGTTCAGTATATTATTATAACCATTTAGTTAATATAATTAAAAGAGGAATAGAACATAAAGGATTTTCTTTTGTCGAAATACTTTCTCCTTGTCCAACATATTATGGAAGATATATAAATATTAATAATCCTTCTGAATTTTTCATAAAACAAAAAGAATTAGTTTATAGAATTGAACAGAATGAAAAAATTTCTGACCAAGATAAAAAAACAAAAATTCCAATTGGTATATTTGTTGATGAAACTAAATCAGATTTTGAGACAATTTACAATGAAATTCACAGGAGGAATAATGAAAAGAAGTTTTTTGTTTAATGGTAGGGGAGGCCAGGGAGTAATTTTTATTTCAGTAATTTTAGCCAAAAGCGCAATTCAATCAAATTTATATTCAATTCAAACACAGCATTATAGTGCTGCTCAAAGAGGAGATATTGTAAAATCATTAGTTTTAATATCTGAAGAAAACATTAATTATCCAAAAGCAAAGGTTGTCGATTTCTTTATTTCATATAATTTGAAAGCATTTGAAAATTATAAAGATTCAATTGGTGAAAATACCATTATTATTTATGATTCAAGTTACGATGATATTAATAAATATAATTTTAATAATATTTATAAAATTCCATTTACAAAGATTGCATTGGAAATGTTTAATATAAAAGAGCCAATGAATTTAATATCTCTAGGATTTTTATCTAATTTTTTAGATTTTATCTCGTTGAATTCATTTTTAGATGTATTAAATAATTTAGAAAAAGGTGATAAAAAAATTAACATTGAAGCTTTTTTATTAGGAAGAGAGTTAAAAGTTTTTCAAAAAAAGGAGGTTTAAATGTTTGAATTAATTGATCATATTGGTATAGCAGTTAAAAATCTTGAATCGGTTAAGAATTTATATAAAAATATCTTAAATCTCGACTACTTTTATGAAGAAGAGTTAATAGAAAATAAAGTTAAAGTTTTAGTGTTTAAATTTGGTGATACAAATGTGGAATATCTTGAACCTCTAACAGATGATTCTCCAATCAAAAAATTTATTGATTCAAAAGGAGAGGGTTTGCATCATATAGCATTTAAAGTTAAAAATATTGAAGAAAAACTTGAGCTCTTAAAAGAAAAAGGAGTAATTTTAATTGATGAAAAGCCAAGAAGAGGCTCGCATAATAAAAAAATTGCATTTATACATCCAAAATCGATTTTCGGCACTTTAATTGAGTTAGTTGAAGAATGAGAAAAATACTTCTTTTACTCATTATTTTCTCTTTACCTATAATTAAAATTGATAAATCTTTTCGTGTTATCTATTTTCAGAATGAAACAACAAAACTTGTTTTTCCTGTAGCTATTGGAACACCAAAAGATGAAACAAAAGAAGGTGTTTTTAAGATTATAAATAAAAGCATTGATCCTAATTGGTTCATAGATGGAAAAGTATATCCACCATATAAAGAATCAAAAGAGAATGCACTTGGAATTAGATGGTTAGGTATCAGTTGGATAGGATATGGAATACATGGAACAAATGAGCCATTCTCTATTGGTAAGAATAAATCCCAGGGATGTATAAGATTACAAAATAAGGATATTGTAATTTTATATCAATATTTAGACATAGGTGATAAAGTTCAAATTTTTTCATCTGAAATAGATGATGATTTTAAAAAAGGCCTTTCTTTGTTATATAATTTTTACAATTTAAAAACTTTTATTGAAGAAAAAGTAAATAAGGAGGATTAATTATGAATTTAAATCTTCTTCAAAAACTTTTACAGACACCAGGAGTCTCGGGTTATGAATCAAAGATAAGAAATTTAATAAAAGAAGAATTAGAAAATAAAAATTTGGATAAAATTTTTATTGATAAAATTGGAAATTTAATTGCGATCAAAAAAGGTATAAAAGATAAAAAAATTCTATTAATTTCTCATATGGATGAAC of Caldisericia bacterium contains these proteins:
- a CDS encoding bifunctional (p)ppGpp synthetase/guanosine-3',5'-bis(diphosphate) 3'-pyrophosphohydrolase, which encodes MEDEKTKLISEVELWEVFRDKLKDKFSEKEIRDLEDIYLFAKKAHEGQERASHEPYILHPLNVALILLDFNVDFSTLGAAILHDVVEDTNVSIDTIRDKFGKEISNLVDGVSKISQIKFLSLEDWKLESLRKVLIAMASDFRVVFIKLADRLHNMRTLKYLPQDKRKEIAKETMEIYVPLAHRLGIYTLKWELEDLSFKYLEPEIFQDLKIKVSKKREEREKEIEDIKKEIEKLLEENGIKSRVEGRAKNLYSIYRKMKQENKTFEEIFDLTALRVIVSTVSDCYKTLGLVHTRWKPLPGRIKDYIAIPKPNGYQSLHTTLIGDNGEPFEIQIRTEEMHKKCEMGMAAHWIYKEGGKKIDPDLSKKINWIRQISEWQRTIPSAREFINRVKEDIFSDEIFVFTPKGEIINLPQDATPIDFAYKIHTEIGHKCVGAKVNGRIVPLDYKLKTGDRVEILTSKNSPGPSRDWLKFVKSSSTKEKIRQFFRRKEKETEIETQKEEIQDREDKGVRLERKVKTQSKLGIIVEGLKGNLLINLAKCCTPIPGDEIIGYISKGRGIVIHRRDCKNLLSILGQEKENINKIVNVSWAEDTKILYPVKIDIYVKDEPGVLNNIVSIISKYNYNIESINAPPARNKERTTIIYMTLQIPGYSRLKELINEIRTVQNVLDVKRGE
- the dtd gene encoding D-aminoacyl-tRNA deacylase, with the protein product MRCVIQRVKEAKVKVNNEVKSEIKNGFLILLGIQIQDGDEDINYLIRKVSNLRIFDDENGKLNLSIKDVNGEIMVISQFTLYGNLKGGYRPDFTRAEKGAKAVELYNKFIESLRKEGFVVKEGVFGAYMDVELINDGPVTIIIDSRLKDF
- the mtnA gene encoding S-methyl-5-thioribose-1-phosphate isomerase — translated: MDIKPIKWEKDTLLILDQRLLPFEIKYENCKSYLEVKNSIKEMKTRGAPVIGVTAAYGFYLGIKELYEKNKLEDYEIVSNELISARPTAVNLMWAINRMKKKLLENFKNKHVLEILLNEALKIEREEEERCILISNIGEKLINDGDTILTHCNTGSLATLGPGTALGVIKYAFRNGKNIKVYYTETRPYLQGARLTGFELLREGIDSTLITDSMAGYVMKIGLVNKVIVGADRIARNGDTANKIGTYTLSVLAKEHKIPFYIAAPTSTIDISIKNGDEIPIEERNENEIKYIKEIKITLDEAKVFNPSFDVTPNVNITGIITEKGVIYKPFEENILKIFQS
- a CDS encoding S-methyl-5'-thioinosine phosphorylase, with translation MIRIGIIGGSGVYNFDEIEIIKEDSLITPFGIFEYTLRKYFEKEIVFVARHGKRHQLPPHLIPYRKIIWGMKELDVKFIIATSACGSLNENMKPGDFVIIDQFIDFTDGRESTFFDTPGDFKHIDMTEPYSKYLREIIKNVFNRLNLNYHSSGTYVTMNGPRYETKAEIKMLKIVGGDLVGMTGTPEVTLANEVGIQYASIGIVTNFAAGISDKKISHIEVVEIMNNKLPILKKAILEIIKEIKLEV
- a CDS encoding PHP domain-containing protein, translating into MNFYHFSGVIHLHTIYSKDSELTPLELIKYAKKFNIDFLIITDHNTIEGKKFEGYYNNKLLIVGEEITPYHGDHILAIGIENLIEPSNDSQNNINRIDKEGGLSFIEHPFFNGNRFIKKEANMAWKNWDIKNFTGLSIFNYTCDGGERLNLFTYILFYFFPGLDRDIPNYKTLNKWDELNQTRKVIGIGTLDAHFLYFKIFKKLKIQTFPFNYYFNSIRTNIITEESNLNKNLVFNSLKNGNIYIIHQYLGDGKGFIFGLEKGGDFYLIGRKVLFQGKENLIIKTPKKCLIRIIKDGKKYFEKYDKEIYLKNVPFGIYRIETEVFHRFNYKPWIYSNPIYLLDETKYEKFL
- a CDS encoding signal recognition particle receptor subunit alpha, with the protein product MTKDLKIYNIYFEMFENLRKGIRDILDRFGRKGLLTRNDIEEGLNELKKVLISADVNLKVVKDILKRVEEEALKEEVLKSVLPEEQITKIVFDVLLKIIGKSAPLKFSSIPPTEIVLFGIQGSGKTTTAGKLSYFLKNKGYRSLLVPLDLKRPGAIKQLEEISNIVGASFYFEENLEVFKLIKRAKEIAKKERIEFVIYDTPGRIHIDQQMMKELKDIREEIKPTESFLVASSLLGQGSVDIALEFKRMVGLTGIIATMLDGDSKGGAILSMRYVTSVPIKFIGVGEKIDDLEEFDEESLVLRILGQPDIKGLVKKIETLKEEKKEVAKKEKFNLETFLNQIESIEKMGGFSSILGYFPMISDSINFDEKNIKKMKVIIQSMTKKERLHPEIIDGDRKKRIAKGSGTTINDVNILLKNYKLMKSMLENKNLDKILKRGGIF
- a CDS encoding ferredoxin family protein gives rise to the protein MILKEYKNFSIKIDKNFCKECLICYKVCPKKVFDKSDSGLIFVKDENSCIGCRICENLCPDFAIEVEEL
- a CDS encoding 2-oxoacid:acceptor oxidoreductase subunit alpha, with product MREFLQGNEACAYGAIDAGLDFFAGYPITPSSEILEVLSYELPRRGKMFIQMEDEIASICAVIGASLSGKKALTATSGPGFSLMQEALGYACMTEAPCVIVDVMRGGPSTGLPTNIGQGDYMQAKWGTHGDHPIIIFSPGTVNEFYHLTKISFDIAFYYRNPVIILSDEIVAHMRSLIDRDNKIFDISLRDEPFSEKTYDFEHDLYKKPFIGEGKKVKVTGLFHDESGFPTTNPKMIEKNLLHLMRKIDIFKEKIFFYETDIDSTTEIALVGFGIMGVVVKELKKEISLKGLKIGFFRPITLNPIEEDKIKEIFKNVKKVFVMELNMGQLYLDIKRILCDKDVKNINFFKGDLPDFDELMSSIEVNL
- a CDS encoding thiamine pyrophosphate-dependent enzyme, which translates into the protein MNWRDFLDLSKLPTIFCAGCGLGIGLRAILEAFAEEKLDKNDLIFVSGIGCSSRIPGYVDFDSVHTIHGRAIAFATGIKLANPKKHVFVITGDGDGLAIGGNHMIHAARRNLNINVFLFNNMIYGMTGGQASPTTPAGIKTSTSPFGKYEPNFDVVKLLIGAGATFVARGSVYYYNHLVNIIKRGIEHKGFSFVEILSPCPTYYGRYININNPSEFFIKQKELVYRIEQNEKISDQDKKTKIPIGIFVDETKSDFETIYNEIHRRNNEKKFFV
- a CDS encoding 2-oxoacid:acceptor oxidoreductase family protein; amino-acid sequence: MKRSFLFNGRGGQGVIFISVILAKSAIQSNLYSIQTQHYSAAQRGDIVKSLVLISEENINYPKAKVVDFFISYNLKAFENYKDSIGENTIIIYDSSYDDINKYNFNNIYKIPFTKIALEMFNIKEPMNLISLGFLSNFLDFISLNSFLDVLNNLEKGDKKINIEAFLLGRELKVFQKKEV
- the mce gene encoding methylmalonyl-CoA epimerase → MFELIDHIGIAVKNLESVKNLYKNILNLDYFYEEELIENKVKVLVFKFGDTNVEYLEPLTDDSPIKKFIDSKGEGLHHIAFKVKNIEEKLELLKEKGVILIDEKPRRGSHNKKIAFIHPKSIFGTLIELVEE
- a CDS encoding L,D-transpeptidase, producing MRKILLLLIIFSLPIIKIDKSFRVIYFQNETTKLVFPVAIGTPKDETKEGVFKIINKSIDPNWFIDGKVYPPYKESKENALGIRWLGISWIGYGIHGTNEPFSIGKNKSQGCIRLQNKDIVILYQYLDIGDKVQIFSSEIDDDFKKGLSLLYNFYNLKTFIEEKVNKED